In Geobacter anodireducens, a genomic segment contains:
- a CDS encoding adenylyltransferase yields the protein MLTSTQQERYARHLILEGVGPEGQEKLLNGKVLIIGAGGLGSPAAYYLAAAGVGTIGIADSDRVELSNLQRQILHSTAGIDRLKVESARDAVHELNPDVQVRTYPVRVDEATLRTILADYDFVIDATDNFASKFLINDACVHAGTPFSHGGILRYTGQTMTVHPHRSPCYRCLFEEEPPPEIATSCSRAGVLGVLPGVIGSLQATEALKHLLGVGELLTGRLLTYDSLSLRFREIGVGRRAGCGACGE from the coding sequence ATGCTCACAAGTACCCAACAGGAGCGATATGCTCGGCATCTCATTCTGGAAGGAGTCGGCCCGGAGGGACAAGAAAAACTCCTTAACGGTAAGGTGCTCATCATTGGCGCAGGCGGCCTCGGCTCACCGGCGGCCTATTACCTGGCAGCCGCCGGCGTCGGAACCATCGGAATCGCCGATTCGGACCGGGTTGAACTCTCCAATCTCCAGCGCCAGATCCTTCACTCTACTGCCGGTATAGACCGCCTCAAAGTCGAATCAGCCCGTGACGCCGTGCATGAACTGAACCCAGACGTCCAGGTCCGCACGTACCCGGTAAGAGTAGACGAGGCAACTCTCCGGACCATCCTTGCAGACTATGACTTTGTCATCGATGCCACCGACAACTTTGCCTCAAAGTTCCTGATCAACGATGCATGCGTCCATGCGGGCACTCCCTTCTCGCACGGCGGGATCCTGCGCTACACGGGGCAGACCATGACGGTTCATCCCCACAGATCGCCATGCTATCGATGCCTCTTCGAGGAAGAGCCCCCGCCAGAGATAGCGACCAGTTGTTCCCGCGCCGGAGTTTTGGGGGTATTACCAGGGGTGATTGGCTCGTTGCAGGCGACAGAGGCATTGAAGCACCTGCTGGGAGTCGGAGAATTGCTGACGGGGCGTTTGCTCACGTATGACAGCCTGTCGCTGCGATTTCGTGAGATCGGTGTTGGCCGGCGTGCCGGCTGTGGAGCATGCGGGGAGTAG
- a CDS encoding RNA polymerase subunit sigma-70, which produces MSMSLPVVADSLTVYLRELRKFPVLTPDEEYRFAVKFYEEKDLEAAHTLITSNLRFVVKVAFEYRSYGLKMLDLIQEGNIGLMMAVRKFNPYKGIRLISYAVWWIRAYIQNHIISAWSLLKIGTTQAQKKLFFKLNQAKNAIKGLTGTDDIEATAASLHVKESEILEMDQRMRGDFYLDAEIKDGDGLTILETLADERQNQEDSLAELQESELLKQHIAGALDKLNEKERFIIEQRVTADSPLTLQDIADRFSISRERVRQIEEAALRKIKSYLVPIMAETRPA; this is translated from the coding sequence ATGTCAATGAGCTTGCCTGTTGTTGCGGACAGCCTGACCGTCTACCTGAGAGAACTCAGAAAATTTCCCGTCCTCACTCCCGATGAGGAATACCGGTTTGCGGTTAAATTTTACGAGGAGAAAGATCTGGAGGCAGCCCATACCCTCATCACCTCGAATCTTCGGTTCGTTGTCAAGGTTGCCTTCGAGTATCGCTCCTATGGTTTGAAAATGCTCGACCTCATTCAGGAAGGCAACATCGGCCTGATGATGGCAGTGCGCAAATTCAATCCATACAAAGGGATACGTCTCATCTCCTATGCGGTCTGGTGGATTCGCGCATATATTCAGAACCACATCATTTCGGCATGGAGCCTTCTGAAGATAGGCACGACCCAGGCACAAAAAAAACTGTTCTTCAAATTGAATCAAGCCAAAAACGCGATCAAGGGACTCACGGGTACGGACGACATCGAAGCAACGGCTGCCTCGCTCCACGTAAAAGAATCCGAGATTCTAGAAATGGACCAGAGGATGCGCGGCGACTTTTACCTCGACGCAGAAATCAAGGACGGCGACGGGCTCACCATCCTCGAAACACTGGCCGACGAGCGGCAGAACCAGGAGGACTCCCTGGCTGAGCTTCAGGAGTCCGAACTGCTCAAGCAGCATATTGCCGGAGCTCTCGACAAGCTCAACGAGAAGGAGCGCTTTATCATCGAGCAGCGAGTGACAGCGGATTCTCCGCTCACCCTTCAAGATATCGCTGATCGCTTCTCGATCTCCCGCGAGCGGGTTCGCCAAATCGAAGAGGCCGCTCTCCGCAAGATAAAGTCATACCTTGTCCCCATTATGGCAGAGACGCGACCGGCCTGA